Below is a window of Mucilaginibacter sp. PAMC 26640 DNA.
CTCCAGTCCGTTGTATGATTGGGAAAAGAACGGTGATTTGCACGATGCAGTAAACCCGCCGCATGTTAATGTTAACGAAGGCCCCGAAATATTAAAACATGGCGACAAGCTTTTTCTGGTTTATTCTGCAAGCGGTTGCTGGACAGATTTTTACGCACTTGGCATGTTGACAGCCTCTGCTCAAAGTGATTTAATAGATCCACGGTCATGGACCAAATCCGCCCAGCCTATATTTAAAAAATCGGAGGCAAACAGCGTCTACGCGCCCGGCCACAATTCTTTTTTTAAATCGCCGGATGGTAAGGAGGACTGGATAATCTATCATGCAAATTCGCAACCTGGGCAGGGGTGTGGCGGTTTCCGCTCGCCGAGGATGCAAAAATTTGCATGGAAAAAAGACGGTACTCCAAATTTTGGTGAGCCGGTTAAAGCAGGAGAGGTGTTGGCTGTACCGTCCGAAAGCGAATAAACAAACCCAATTATTAAGATAAAAATTATGCAAAACACCTTAAAAAAACCAACTTTGGCGCTGGCAATTGCCGGTAGCCTATTGATGGCCGCCTGCAATCAATCTGCACCAAAAAGCACAGCTACCATGACTGACAGTACAACCACAAAAGCAAGTTTGCCGGCAGCGGCAGGCTTCGAAAAGAACCTCGACGGAAAACAAACCCATTATTTTATCCTAAAAAATAAAAAAGGGGCTTCAGCTGCGATAAGCGATTACGGCGCGCACTTACTTGGTTTGCTGGTACCAGACAAAGACGGAAAATTAACTGATGTGGCTTTAGGCTTTGACGACATAGAAGGCTACAAGAAGGCTGGAAGCGCCTACTATGGGGCTACGATAGGCCGCTATGGTAACCGCTTGGCGGGGGGGAAGTTTAAGCTGGATGGTAAAGAATATACGCTTTTTAAAAATAACGGACCTAATACGCTGCATGGAGGCAAAAGTGGCTTCGATAATAAAGTTTGGGACGGTAAGCAAATTGACAGCAGCACAGTTGAGCTGATTTACCTTTCAAAAGATATGGAAGAAGGTTTTCCTGGTAATTTGAAAGTTAAGGTGACATACAGACTGGGTGATGATAACTCGCTGAAGATAGCTTACGAAGCTACAACAGATAAAAACACAGTTGTGAATTTAACCAATCATTCGTATTTTAACTTGAACGGAGCTGGAAGTGGTACTGCGCTGGATCATTTGGTTCAAATTGATGCCGACAAATACACGCCGGTTGATGCTACCTTAATTCCAACCGGCAAAATAGATATGGTTAAAGGAACTCCTTTCGATTTTACCACAGCTACGGCTATCGGCTCTCGCATCGGGAAGGAAGATACCCAGCTTAAATACGGTAAAGGCTACGACCATAACTATGTTTTGAACAGTCATGATATCAGCAAACCAATTGCTACCGTAATTGGCGATAAAAGCGGAATAAAAATGGAGGTTTTTACAGAGGAGCCAGGTTTGCAGTTTTATACAGGAAATTTTATGGATGGCAGCCATACATTGTTTGGCGGCAAAACTGACGATCATCGTACCGCTTTTGCAATGGAGACTCAGCATTACCCTGATTCTCCTAACCAACCAACGTTCCCATCAACCGAATTAAAGCCAGGAGCAGTTTACAAAACTCAAACCATTTATAAATTTTCAGTAAAGTAACGAGTATTAAAGCAACGGAAAAGGTACTTTTGCTTTTGAAGAACACAGGGATATGCTTAGTCCCTGTGTTTTTTGTTTAAAGCACGCTATGATTCTGCAAGTGTTATAGAAGCTTGGCTGCAACTTGGCTTAAAATTCCAGTAACGGTTGATATTTATTTACTGATGTTTTTCGAAATAGTTTCAGGCTACCTCAGCGGTAAAATCGGCACTGAAAAACTATGATTTATACACAGGTAACATCACCCTGATCGTTGTCCCTTCATCTACTTTTGATGATATAGCTATACTTCCTTTATGCAAGCGAACAATATTTAGTGCCAATGGCAAACCGACCCCATGCCCTTCAAATTTAGCAGTGTTGGATGCCCGGAAGAAGGGCTCGAAGATATGCTGCATTTCCGGTTCGGGTATGCCAATTCCTTCATCTTTAATATTGAAAACCACGCTGCTGTTTTCAGCCAGGATCTTAATGGTAACGGTCTTATTGTCAGAGTATTTGCATGCATTAAGTACTATGTTACTTAATGCAAGGCGCAACAGGTTAATGTTACCATTAATAATGAGTCTGTGTTCATCTTCCGGAAGATCCGAAAGATCAATAATTACTTTATTTTCGGGGATGATCTGGTCAGCCGATTCTTTTATCATCCATAATAATTCATCACCACGGATCTGTTCCCAATTTTGCTTCCGACCGTCAAATCCTGTTTGTGCGAGGCCAAGCAAACTTGTTAAAATATCCTGCAGGCTTTGGGCGCCGGTAAGTATCGTAGTAAAGGCTTTAATAGGATCGGCCCCTGGTTTGCTATTATTTTTCAACGCCAGTTCTGCTTCTCCTTTAATTACCGCCAGTGGGGTTCTCAATTCATGCGAGGCATTGCTGATAAAATTATTCTGCGTTTCAAAAGCGGTCTCCAACCGGTCAAGCATGTCATTAAAGGTTTGCATCAATTCGGCTATCTCATCCTTGCCATCATAATTCTCCAGCCTTAAATGCAGATTACTGGCCGTAATGGTGTTTACTTTTTTAATTATTTTCCTGACGGGTTGAAAGGTATGGTAAGAAAAGCGCCTGCCGATTAGATATGCGATCAAGATTGACGCAAAAAAGCCAATAATCAGGATCTCTTCCAGGTTATTAAGTTCTTTGAAGCCGTAAGGGTCAGTAGCCGACACGATCACCATCACATCGCCGTCTGAAAAGCGAAAGAGCTTACCGGCGTAAAAAATATTATCAGTATTATATCTTGTTTGCCCCTCGGTCAACACCGTTTTTATTAGTGCTGAAGGAAGGCCCTTAAACGCTTTGTCGCTCTCATAATCTGATGGCGTTAAAATGTAAACCTTTTCCGAAGTAAGCTTTTCCAGATAGCGCTGACGGATTTCTTTAACCATACCCACGGTATCCTGATCATTGGAATGGTAGATTTGAGAGGATATATTTACCCTGGCTTCCAGTCGTTTATAGAAGTCTTCGAAAGTGAATTGATGAACAAAATAAAAAATGGATCCGCTCAAGATTAATATAATGGATACGTTTAAGGCAAGAAATAGCAGGGCAACCTTCTTTTGGATACTCATGTGTTTTCTTTTAGTATATAACCCATCCCAAAAACAGTATGGATCAGCCTGGTTTCGTCACCGTGTTCCAGTTTCTTTCTAAGGTAGTTGATGTATACATCTACCACGTTGGTTCCCATATTAAAATCGATGTTCCAAACGTTTTCCAGTATCTCTATCCGCGACAATGTATGATTTCGGTTCTTAACTAAAAACTCAAGCAATCGGTATTCTGTGGCCGTAAGATCAATTTTCCGCTCATTTCGTTTTACAGACTTTTCAGATGTGTTGATGAGTACATCTGCAAATTGCAGCAAGTTAGCGTTGGCGCCGGTATTGCCGTTTCGCCGTGCAAGTGTACGGATGCGTGCATTCAGTTCGGCCAGACTGAAAGGTTTAACCATATAATCGTCGGCGCCGCTATCCAAGCCTGTCACTACATTTTCCGTTGAGCCAAGGGCGGTAAGCATCAGTATTGCTGATTTGGTATCTGCCAGGCGCAGCTGCCGGCATACCTCAATACCATTCATACCCGGCAGCATGATATCCAAAATAATCAGCTGAAATTCCATTTTTAAAGCCATCTGAAGCCCGGTAGTACCATCCAGTGCCACGCTTATTTCGTGCCCCTCCGCATGCAGGTCCCGCTGAATAATGGATACCAGCTTGGCTTCGTCTTCTATTAAAAGGATCTTCATCCGGGCAAATATATTTAACCGCAGCCACAATCGGCATAAGGTCAAAGTAAAACAATTTACTTTGCTCCTTTAAAAAGTAAAATGGGTTGATTTTCTACAAATTTTACCAGATTTGAAACTTTAGTGTTTTGCCACATCGTCCGTGAGTTACCAAACGGCGGTTTGATCACTAAGAATGAATTAGTTATCATTAACCCATACAATATGGTAGGGGCGGGAGGTGAGTTAACTCGCGGAGCGATTTAAAAGTTTCAAAACACCCGGCTGTGACGAGTCTCAAAACTTTGCTTCGGATGCAGGTTTACCCTTATCTCAATTCCGGGCACCGCAGCTTTCACTTTATCAGGCGCATGTTCTGCTACGCAACCTTTAGTTAAAACCATATGGTTGTTACCGAAAAGGCTACAGCAGTACCTACAAAAAGTTATCGGCTTCGCGATAGGCCTTTATCAGGGCCAACTCGCCTTCTTTTCCTTTGCCGGCATTACCATGCTCCATACCCATAACTCCCTTATAGCCTTTGTTGTAAATGTGTTTAAATATATTTTTGTAATTCAGTTCACCAGTACCGGGTTCATTGCGACCGGGGTTATCGCCAATTTGGTAGTAACCTATTTCGTCCATGATCAGGTCCATTGTTGGGATAATGTTGCCTTGGTTGCGCTGTACATGATACATATCATACAAAATCTTGCATGACGGACTGCCAACGGCCTTGCAAATGCCATAGGCCTGATCCGGTGTTTGCAGAAATAGGTCCGGGCTATCGCTTAATGGCTCTAATACCATAGTTATGCCTTCAGGTTCCAGTATCGCAGTTCCCCTCTTCAGGGCTTCTATCACATTCCCGGTTTGCACACCTATTGGCAACCTTCTTACAAAATCGCCGGGTACAACAGTTACAAGTTTACTGTTGATTCGTTTTGCAACTTCTACTGCCTGTTTGCAGGAATTGATGAAGTTTTCTACTTGGTCAGCTTTGCCGGATGCCAGCATGTTACCGTCATTACTCAAGCCGGGCTGTACAAAAACCCCCATGGCCATGCCGAGTTTGGCAAGCGTTTCGCCTATTTTTTTCTGATACTCCACAGTACGGCCGGATAAGCCGTTGTCTTCAATGGCGCGGAAGCCCTGCTCATGCGCAAATTTAATTTGGTTAATAAAGTCATCGCCCGCATGGTTTTTAAACATGCCATGATGAATACCGTAGTTAAGATTAAATGCGCCGCCGTCAGCTCCTTCCCGATGACTTGATTGGGGTTTGGTTGCCGCGTTTAAAGTGCTGCCTGCAAATAATGCCGAACCGGCCAGCACCGAGCTTTGTACAAAGTTTCTACGTTTCATAATGATGTTTAAAAGGTGTGGCAAGATAAGGCAAACTAACCAAAAAAATTAATGCAATTCACGGTGCTGCCTTATTTGTGCGTCTATTTTTAAGATAAGCACAGGGGCAAATAATACTGTAAAGGCTTCATTTAATATTTCTGATCCCATGACAAACACAAATTCACCAAAACGAATTATAGATTATTTATCGAAATATTGATTTTTTAAGTTTAGTAATTGCTTAATTTGCGCACAATCGATTGCTAATTAAAAAACTATTTAACTCCGTGAAACGATATTCCCTAACGTTAGACCTGAAAGATGATGCTGCTTTAATTGCAGAATACGAAGCCTGGCACCAAAAAGTATGGCCGGAGATATTGGCGAGTATAAAAGAAAGCGGTATTGAAAATATGGAGATTTACCGCTTTGCCAACCGTTTGTTTATGATAATGGAAGTCAACAATAATTTCAGTTTTGAAGCCAAAGCAGCTGCTGATGAAGCGAATGCAACGGTACAGGAATGGGAAACGCTGATGTGGAATTTTCAACAGCCAGTTGCTCACGCTAAACCCGGCGAGAAATGGGTCTTAATGGATAAGATTTTTCAATTATAATTATACAAAAAGATGTCAGCTAACAGGCATACATTTATACAAATTCACCCTATAGACAACGTACTTGTTGCTTTAACGGATCTACCGCAGGGCACACTCGTTACCTTTAATGGTACAGTGTTAGTTTTGGCTAACGATGTGGCCGCCAAACACAAATTTACGCTGCAGCAACTAAATCCAGGTGATGAGATTTTTATGTACGGCGTTTTGGTGGGTAAAGCCAGTAGCGTTATCCTGCAGGGTGGCGTTGTAACCGTAAATAATATCGAACATGCTTCGGATAGTTTCGAACTGCAGGGGCGCAAAACGGAATGGCACCAACCTGATGTGGCGTCTTATCGCGATAAAACATTTATGGGCTTCCACCGTGCGGATGGCTCGGTAGGTACTGCAAATTACTGGCTGGTTATCCCATTGGTTTTTTGTGAGAATAGGAATATCAATGTATTAAAAGACGCGTTATCTGCCAAATTAGGCTTCGCTAAGCCTAGAGGGTACGAAAACGAGGTAGATAGCCTGATTGACATGTATCAAACAGGTAAATCGGTGCAAGAGATCCTTGATGCGGACTTGCAGTTAAGTCCCGATCATCAGCCTGCCAACAAGTTGTTCCCGAATATTGATGGTATCAAATTTTTAAACCATGAGCTTGGTTGCGGCGGTACGCGTACAGATTCTGATGCGCTTTGTGGCTTACTTGCCGGATATATTACCCATCCAAACGTGGCAGGCGCAACGGTGCTAAGTTTGGGTTGCCAGCATGCCCAGGCGGGTATTTTACAGGAGGAGATTGCCAAACGCGACCCGGCCTTTAGCAAGCCGCTGATTATGCTGGAGCAGCAGCAACTCGGAACCGAAAGTAAATTACTTCATGAAGCTTTAAAGCAAACATTTGCAGGGCTGATCAAAGCTAATGAGCTGGAACGCAAACCGGCACCTTTATCAAAATTATGTATAGGGCTCGAGTGCGGCGGATCTGATGGATTTTCCGGTATTTCTGCAAACCCGGCACTCGGATATTTATCGGATATATTGGTAAGCATAGGCGGCAGTGTTATCCTTGCCGAATTCCCCGAACTGTGCGGGGTAGAGCAGGAGCTAAGCGACCGCTGTATTGACGAGCCAACGGCGTTGAAATTTATGGATCTGATGCGCACCTACGCTGCGCGCGCAGAAGCGGACGGTTCGGGCTTTTATGCTAACCCTTCGCCTGGTAATATAAAAGATGGGCTAATCACTGATGCCATCAAATCTGCCGGTGCGGCAAAAAAAGGTGGTACATCTCCGGTGGCGGCTGTTTTGGATTATCCCGAGAAGGTAACTAAACCGGGTTTAAACTTATTGTGTACGCCAGGAAGCGATGTGGAAAGTACAACCGCTGAAGTGGGCTCTGGTGCAAATATCGTTTTGTTTACCACGGGTTTGGGTACTCCAACAGGTAACCCGGTCACACCTGTAGTTAAACTTTCAACCAATACCAAATTGTATAACCGTATGCCGGATATTATTGATATTAATTGCGGTACCATTATAGAGGGTGAAGAAACCATCCCCCAGGCGGCTGAGAGGATCTTGGATTATGTAATTGAGGTGGCAAGCGGCAATATCAAGCCGAAAGCTGTATTGCTTGGTCAGGATGATTTTATTCCCTGGAAAAGAGGGGTTTCATTATAAAAAGTTAAGTATATGTTCAGTTTAAAAGAAAAAACAGCCGTAATAACTGGCGGCGGCAGCGGTATAGGCAAAGCAATTTCGCAACTTTTTGCGAGGCAAGGTGCAGTTGTACACCTGATTGAATTAAATGCCGAAGCAGCAGAACTCACCGTAAAAGAAATCGAAGCTGAAGGTGGAAAAGCCTATGCCCATAGCGGCAATGTTACCGATCAGCAGCAGATTGTATCGCTGTTTGAAACAATTGGTACCGTTGACATCCTGGTGAACAACGCCGGTATTGCCCACGTAGGTAATGTGGAAAAAACCAATGAGGAAGATTTTGACAGGGTTTACAGTGTTAACGTTAAAGGTGCTTATAACTGCGTATTTGCAGCTATCCCGCTGATGAAAGCCAATGGCGGCGGGGTTATCCTTAACATGGCCTCTATCGCATCCTGGGTGGGTTTAGCCGATAGGTTTGCCTACTCGATGAGCAAGGGTGCTATCCATGCCATGAGTATGTCCATCGCGCGGGATTATATTAACGATAACATCCGCAGCAACAGTATTTCACCTGCAAGGGTGCATACCCCGTTTGTAGATGGTTTTATTGCTAAAAATTATCCGGGCCGGGAAGAGGAGATGTTTGGCAAACTTTCAAAAAGCCAGCCCATAGGCCGTATGGCGCAACCGGCAGAGATAGCTGCACTGGCACTTTATTTATGCTCCGAAGAAGCTGGCTTCATCACCGGTAGTGATTACCCTATTGATGGTGGCTTTATAAAATTGAATAACTAATTACCTATGAAATTAATAAGATACGGCGCTGCCGGAAGTGAAAAACCGGGTGTAATTATCAATGACATCCGCTATGATGTTTCGGCATTTGTAAAAGATTTTAATGAAGAGTTCTTCGCCAGTGATGGCTTATCATCACTGAAAGAATATATAGGAGAGAACAGCGGTTTGCTGGTGAAAATAAGCGACGATGAACGCTTAGGAAGCCCGGTGGCCAGGCCATCAAAAATATTGTGTATTGGCCTGAACTACGCCGATCACGCTAAAGAAACTAATGTACCGCTTCCGCCGGAACCTATCTTGTTTATGAAGAGCACCACTTCGCTGGTTGGGCCAAATGACAATATCATGATCCCGAAGGACTCTGAAAAAACCGACTGGGAAGTTGAACTGGGCGTTGTGATCGGCAAAAAAGCATCATATGTAGAAGAAGCTGATGCTGAAAGTTATATAGCAGGTTATGTATTGCATAATGATGTATCCGAACGTGCTTTTCAGCTGGAGCGTAACGGCACTTGGGATAAAGGAAAAGGCTGCGATACCTTTGCGCCAATGGGCCCTTATCTGGCTACGCCGGATGAGATAGAAGATATCCACAACGTTAGGCTTTGGTTAACGGTAAATGGCGAAAAAATGCAGGATGGCACAACGTCCAATCTAATCTTTAACATTCCATTCCTGATATCATATTGCAGCCAGTTTATGACATTGCTGCCCGGGGATGTTATATCAACCGGCACACCCGCGGGGGTAGGTTTAGGCTTTAAGCCGCCGATTTATTTAAAGCCCGGCGACGTTGTTGAATTGGGGATTGATGGCTTGGGTACCGCTAAACAGCAGGTAGTGGCGTATGCAAAAGATTGATGCACATCAGCACTTTTGGCACTATCACCCGGTAAAAGATGCCTGGATCACCGCTGATATGGCGGTGATTCAAAAGGATTTTATGCCCGAGGACCTGTTACCTGTACTTAAAGAGAATACGATTGATGGTTGCATTGCCGTACAGGCCAGCCAAAATGAGGAAGAGAATATTTTCCTGACCCAGTTGGCTACAAGCTATCCGTCTATCAAAGGCATAGTAGGCTGGGTTGATCTGCAGGCAGACGATATAGACGACAAACTACAGTTGCACGTACTTAACCCGTTTATTAAAGGATTTAGGCATGTGTTGCAGGCTGAGCCAAATGAGTTTATGCTGGCTGAAAAGTTTATGCGGGGTATCTCGCTGCTGGCAAAGTACAATTTTACTTATGATATCCTGATCAATTGCGGGCAGGTTAGACATGCTGAAAAACTGGTGCGTGCCTTTCCAACACAGCGTTTCGTGATAGATCACCTGGCTAAGCCAATGATCACTTCACAGGTAATAGAGGGGTGGAAGCAGGATATGGAGGCATTAGCACAACACCAAAATGTATGCTGCAAGATATCCGGTTTTTGCACTGAAGCGGACTGGCAAAACTGGACTCATCAGCACGTCGCTCCCTATTTTGATGCAGTGTTCAACGCTTTTGGCCCAAACCGGGTTATGTTTGGCTCAGACTGGCCGGTTAATTTACTGGCCGGTGGTTACAATAAAACAGTGCATTGCCTTAGGGAGTACACAGCCGGATTTTCTGCTCCAGACCAGGATAAATTCTGGGGCGGTAACGCTGCTGATTTTTACAATTTATAATACGCATAATGGATTTGCAATTAAAAGATAAGGTGATCATCGTAACCGGTGGCGCCAGGGGGATAGGCAAAGGAATTGCCGTATTATTGGCGCAGGAGGGAGCAATTCCATTCATTATAAGCCGTACGGAAGAAGAGAATTTACATACTGTTAAAGAAATAGAACGAGCCGGGGGTAAATGTTTCCAAACCGTGGCTCAATTAACTGATCCTGCGGCTTGTGAACTGGCTGTTATGGAAGTGGTAAAAGTTTGCGGACGTATTGACGGCCTGGTTAACAATGCGGGTGAAAACGATGGCGTTGGCTTGCTCAACGGCAGCTACGACAAATTTGTGCAGTCATTGCACAAGAATTTGATACACTATTACATGGTGGCACATCATGCAGTTCCCGAACTGATAAAAACACAGGGAAGTATTGTGAACATTGGCTCTAAGGTAGCCGATACCGGGCAGGGGGGCACGTCAGCTTATGCCGCGGCCAACGGTGGCCGGAATGCTTTAACCCGCGAGTGGGCGGTGGAACTGCTGCCGCATAAAATTCGTGTAAATGCTGTAATTGTTGCCGAATGTTACACTCCCTTATACGACAGGTGGATAAAAACGCTTCCTAATCCGGAGGAGAAATTGTCATCCATCGTATCCCATATCCCGCTAG
It encodes the following:
- a CDS encoding ureidoglycolate lyase, translating into MKLIRYGAAGSEKPGVIINDIRYDVSAFVKDFNEEFFASDGLSSLKEYIGENSGLLVKISDDERLGSPVARPSKILCIGLNYADHAKETNVPLPPEPILFMKSTTSLVGPNDNIMIPKDSEKTDWEVELGVVIGKKASYVEEADAESYIAGYVLHNDVSERAFQLERNGTWDKGKGCDTFAPMGPYLATPDEIEDIHNVRLWLTVNGEKMQDGTTSNLIFNIPFLISYCSQFMTLLPGDVISTGTPAGVGLGFKPPIYLKPGDVVELGIDGLGTAKQQVVAYAKD
- a CDS encoding amidohydrolase — translated: MQKIDAHQHFWHYHPVKDAWITADMAVIQKDFMPEDLLPVLKENTIDGCIAVQASQNEEENIFLTQLATSYPSIKGIVGWVDLQADDIDDKLQLHVLNPFIKGFRHVLQAEPNEFMLAEKFMRGISLLAKYNFTYDILINCGQVRHAEKLVRAFPTQRFVIDHLAKPMITSQVIEGWKQDMEALAQHQNVCCKISGFCTEADWQNWTHQHVAPYFDAVFNAFGPNRVMFGSDWPVNLLAGGYNKTVHCLREYTAGFSAPDQDKFWGGNAADFYNL
- a CDS encoding xylose isomerase produces the protein MKRRNFVQSSVLAGSALFAGSTLNAATKPQSSHREGADGGAFNLNYGIHHGMFKNHAGDDFINQIKFAHEQGFRAIEDNGLSGRTVEYQKKIGETLAKLGMAMGVFVQPGLSNDGNMLASGKADQVENFINSCKQAVEVAKRINSKLVTVVPGDFVRRLPIGVQTGNVIEALKRGTAILEPEGITMVLEPLSDSPDLFLQTPDQAYGICKAVGSPSCKILYDMYHVQRNQGNIIPTMDLIMDEIGYYQIGDNPGRNEPGTGELNYKNIFKHIYNKGYKGVMGMEHGNAGKGKEGELALIKAYREADNFL
- a CDS encoding short-chain dehydrogenase, which encodes MFSLKEKTAVITGGGSGIGKAISQLFARQGAVVHLIELNAEAAELTVKEIEAEGGKAYAHSGNVTDQQQIVSLFETIGTVDILVNNAGIAHVGNVEKTNEEDFDRVYSVNVKGAYNCVFAAIPLMKANGGGVILNMASIASWVGLADRFAYSMSKGAIHAMSMSIARDYINDNIRSNSISPARVHTPFVDGFIAKNYPGREEEMFGKLSKSQPIGRMAQPAEIAALALYLCSEEAGFITGSDYPIDGGFIKLNN
- a CDS encoding altronate hydrolase, giving the protein MSANRHTFIQIHPIDNVLVALTDLPQGTLVTFNGTVLVLANDVAAKHKFTLQQLNPGDEIFMYGVLVGKASSVILQGGVVTVNNIEHASDSFELQGRKTEWHQPDVASYRDKTFMGFHRADGSVGTANYWLVIPLVFCENRNINVLKDALSAKLGFAKPRGYENEVDSLIDMYQTGKSVQEILDADLQLSPDHQPANKLFPNIDGIKFLNHELGCGGTRTDSDALCGLLAGYITHPNVAGATVLSLGCQHAQAGILQEEIAKRDPAFSKPLIMLEQQQLGTESKLLHEALKQTFAGLIKANELERKPAPLSKLCIGLECGGSDGFSGISANPALGYLSDILVSIGGSVILAEFPELCGVEQELSDRCIDEPTALKFMDLMRTYAARAEADGSGFYANPSPGNIKDGLITDAIKSAGAAKKGGTSPVAAVLDYPEKVTKPGLNLLCTPGSDVESTTAEVGSGANIVLFTTGLGTPTGNPVTPVVKLSTNTKLYNRMPDIIDINCGTIIEGEETIPQAAERILDYVIEVASGNIKPKAVLLGQDDFIPWKRGVSL
- a CDS encoding L-fucose mutarotase, encoding MKRYSLTLDLKDDAALIAEYEAWHQKVWPEILASIKESGIENMEIYRFANRLFMIMEVNNNFSFEAKAAADEANATVQEWETLMWNFQQPVAHAKPGEKWVLMDKIFQL
- a CDS encoding two-component sensor histidine kinase, producing MSIQKKVALLFLALNVSIILILSGSIFYFVHQFTFEDFYKRLEARVNISSQIYHSNDQDTVGMVKEIRQRYLEKLTSEKVYILTPSDYESDKAFKGLPSALIKTVLTEGQTRYNTDNIFYAGKLFRFSDGDVMVIVSATDPYGFKELNNLEEILIIGFFASILIAYLIGRRFSYHTFQPVRKIIKKVNTITASNLHLRLENYDGKDEIAELMQTFNDMLDRLETAFETQNNFISNASHELRTPLAVIKGEAELALKNNSKPGADPIKAFTTILTGAQSLQDILTSLLGLAQTGFDGRKQNWEQIRGDELLWMIKESADQIIPENKVIIDLSDLPEDEHRLIINGNINLLRLALSNIVLNACKYSDNKTVTIKILAENSSVVFNIKDEGIGIPEPEMQHIFEPFFRASNTAKFEGHGVGLPLALNIVRLHKGSIAISSKVDEGTTIRVMLPVYKS
- a CDS encoding galactose mutarotase, yielding MQNTLKKPTLALAIAGSLLMAACNQSAPKSTATMTDSTTTKASLPAAAGFEKNLDGKQTHYFILKNKKGASAAISDYGAHLLGLLVPDKDGKLTDVALGFDDIEGYKKAGSAYYGATIGRYGNRLAGGKFKLDGKEYTLFKNNGPNTLHGGKSGFDNKVWDGKQIDSSTVELIYLSKDMEEGFPGNLKVKVTYRLGDDNSLKIAYEATTDKNTVVNLTNHSYFNLNGAGSGTALDHLVQIDADKYTPVDATLIPTGKIDMVKGTPFDFTTATAIGSRIGKEDTQLKYGKGYDHNYVLNSHDISKPIATVIGDKSGIKMEVFTEEPGLQFYTGNFMDGSHTLFGGKTDDHRTAFAMETQHYPDSPNQPTFPSTELKPGAVYKTQTIYKFSVK
- a CDS encoding DNA-binding response regulator, whose product is MKILLIEDEAKLVSIIQRDLHAEGHEISVALDGTTGLQMALKMEFQLIILDIMLPGMNGIEVCRQLRLADTKSAILMLTALGSTENVVTGLDSGADDYMVKPFSLAELNARIRTLARRNGNTGANANLLQFADVLINTSEKSVKRNERKIDLTATEYRLLEFLVKNRNHTLSRIEILENVWNIDFNMGTNVVDVYINYLRKKLEHGDETRLIHTVFGMGYILKENT
- a CDS encoding short-chain dehydrogenase, with the protein product MDLQLKDKVIIVTGGARGIGKGIAVLLAQEGAIPFIISRTEEENLHTVKEIERAGGKCFQTVAQLTDPAACELAVMEVVKVCGRIDGLVNNAGENDGVGLLNGSYDKFVQSLHKNLIHYYMVAHHAVPELIKTQGSIVNIGSKVADTGQGGTSAYAAANGGRNALTREWAVELLPHKIRVNAVIVAECYTPLYDRWIKTLPNPEEKLSSIVSHIPLGKRMTTVEEIASMVAFLLSPVSSHTTGQITYVDGGYTHLDRSI